The following proteins are encoded in a genomic region of Amphiura filiformis chromosome 18, Afil_fr2py, whole genome shotgun sequence:
- the LOC140139684 gene encoding LOW QUALITY PROTEIN: uncharacterized protein (The sequence of the model RefSeq protein was modified relative to this genomic sequence to represent the inferred CDS: inserted 1 base in 1 codon) — protein sequence MFLMTELNKEDSQPDDGVKDKWVKNLSSRSLSETEKDVLAKGLNFAVTPNCIPHVELITAIESAIRKNKLNTADADELRIKVSACLNNAKVPNPNLNKQQREAIRTLGKDDDIIILPADKGRCTVVLDKPEYHKKVNECLSDTKTYELLKCAPFSGYRKKVIDSLQDLERTEVIDRLLYHRLYPGESVPTFYGLPKIHKEHAPLRPIVSSVDSVTYNVAKHVAYIIGPLVGKSEHHIINSQDFVNKIQDIQLLDEETITSYDVSALFTXEAVDVISDCLAKDNTLKDRTELSASQVCGLLELCLNTTYFIYDGKFYRHRHGCAMGSPVSPIVVNLFMEQFERTALGTFTGTPPTHWFRYVDDTWVKLRKYQLTPFFEHINCVNEHIKFTQEPIKEGKLAFLDCPVHVKDNGKIETSVYRKATHTDQYLLFDSHHPLVHKLGVIRTLFHRADTISSNETLKEEEHNHLKSALGVCGYRQWTFHKALPVNKTSKEPNPCDTRSDDTSVERKNITIPYVSHLSEKLRRIFGKHRIPVSFKPINTLRQKLVHPKDKQVVRKGYQRSNPRKERTTLT from the exons ATGTTCTTGATGACAGAATT GAATAAGGAGGATTCACAACCGGATGATGGAGTAAAAGATAAATGGGTTAAAAATCTTTCCAGTAGATCGTTAAGTGAGACAGAGAAAGACGTGCTCGCGAAAGGATTGAACTTTGCTGTGACGCCGAATTGTATTCCACATGTGGAACTGATAACAGCTATCGAGTCGGCCATTAGAAAAAACAAGTTGAATACAGCTGACGCCGATGAATTAAGAATTAAGGTATCGGCTTGTCTTAATAACGCGAAGGTTCCCAATCCCAACCTCAATAAACAGCAACGTGAAGCTATAAGAACACTCGGTAAAGATGATGACATCATAATCTTGCCCGCCGATAAGGGCCGTTGCACAGTAGTTTTAGATAAACCCGAGTACCATAAGAAAGTCAATGAGTGTTTGAGCGACACCAAAACTTATGAACTTCTGAAATGCGCCCCCTTTAGCGGTTATAGAAAGAAGGTCATTGATAGTTTGCAAGATCTTGAAAGAACTGAAGTGATAGATCGCCTCTTGTATCATAGACTGTATCCTGGGGAATCGGTGCCCACATTTTATGGCCTTCCCAAAATCCACAAGGAACATGCCCCACTGAGACCGATTGTCAGTAGTGTGGATTCGGTTACCTACAACGTAGCCAAACATGTTGCATACATAATTGGCCCTCTGGTTGGGAAGTCAGAGCATCATATCATAAATTCTCAGGATTTTGTCAATAAGATTCAAGACATACAGTTACTTGACGAGGAGACGATAACTTCGTATGATGTGTCGGCACTATTTA TGGAAGCGGTAGACGTCATTAGCGATTGTTTAGCGAAGGATAACACCTTGAAGGATAGAACAGAACTTAGTGCATCGCAAGTGTGCGGTTTATTGGAGCTGTGTTTGAACACTACTTATTTCATCTATGATGGCAAATTTTATAGACATCGCCATGGTTGTGCGATGGGTTCACCTGT gtCACCGATCGTGGTTAATTTGTTCATGGAACAGTTTGAACGCACAGCTCTAGGTACGTTTACTGGCACACCACCAACGCACTGGTTTCGCTACGTCGACGATACCTGGGTGAAGCTAAGGAAATATCAGCTTACCCCCTTCTTTGAACATATTAATTGTGTAAACGAGCACATCAAGTTTACCCAAGAACCTATCAAAGAAGGAAAACTCGCGTTCCTGGACTGTCCGGTTCACGTTAAAGATAACGGCAAAATTGAAACATCTGTATACCGGAAGGCCACACATACAGATCAGTACTTACTGTTCGACTCGCACCACCCCTTAGTACATAAGCTGGGAGTTATTCGCACACTGTTTCATAGAGCGGACACCATCTCGTCAAATGAGACCTTGAAGGAAGAGGAACACAATCACCTCAAATCAGCGCTGGGTGTGTGCGGATATCGCCAATGGACTTTCCACAAAGCTCTGCCTGTCAACAAAACTTCCAAAGAACCGAACCCTTGCGATACGCGAAGTGACGACACGTCTGTTGAGCGAAAGAATATCACCATACCCTACGTGTCTCATCTGTCGGAAAAACTTCGCAGAATCTTCGGAAAACATCGGATCCCTGTCTCGTTCAAACCAATTAACACCTTGAGACAGAAGTTGGTTCATCCGAAAGACAAGCAGGTGGTTCGAAAGGGGTATCAAAGAAGCAATCCACGTAAAGAAAGAACAACCCTCACTTAA